The stretch of DNA GAATCTAAAATTAAGGAGTTAACAGAAAGGCTTGAAGATGAAGAGGAGAGCAATGCAGAACTGACAGCAAAGAAGAGGAAACTTGAAGATGAATGTTCTGAGCTGAAGAAAGACATTGATGATCTTGAACTTACTTTGGCCAAAGTAGAAAAAGAGAAGCATGCCACAGAAAACAAAGTAAGAGAACATATTTTAAATACACAGAATTGAGTGTGTGATTTAAGAAATGTATTGAATCAACTTTTGTCCCCATCCTTAGGTAAAGAACCTTACTGAAGAAATGGCAACTCTCGATGAGAACATCTCCAAGCTCTCCAAAGAGAAGAAGGCCCTTCAGGAAGCTCACCAACAAACACTTGATGACCTGCAAGCTGAAGAGGACAAAGTCAGTTCTTTGACAAAGGCCAAAACTAAATTGGAACAGCAAGTAGATGATGTAAGTAGATTTAAAAACCATCATCAGTGTCAAATGTATGTACTGCCTTTGCCAACATAACTTTATTCCTAAAATTCACAACTCCAAATAGCTGGAAGGATCTCTGGAACAAGAGAAGAAACTTCGTCTTGACCTTGAAAGAGCTAAGAGGAAGCTTGAAGGGGATTTAAAATTGTCTCAAGAAACAGTTATGGATCTTGAAAATGAGAAACAACAGGCTGAGGAAAAACTTAAAAAGTAAGTATTTTTCTATGCAGTCTATAAAATCATAATACTATAGTAAATTAACATGCATACTTTACCAAACACTCATAGTAAAATACTAAATGAATATGGATGATTTAACAAATACAGGAAAGATTTTGAAATAAGCCAGCTGCAAGGAAAAATTGAGGATGAACAATCTCTGGGTATTCAGCTGCAAAAGAAGATCAAAGAACTGCAGGTacactattgtaaaataaattatctgatgccaataaaaaaaaatattgcctccctaatgaaaaaatatgttttaggcTCGTATTGAAGAACTTGAGGAAGAAATTGAGGCTGAACGTGCAGCTCGTGCAAAGATTGAGAAACAGAGGGCTGATCTTTCCAGAGAACTTGAGGAGATCAGTGAAAGACTTGAAGAAGCTGGAGGTGCAACATCTGCCCAAATTGAGATGAACAAGAAGCGTGAAGCTGAGTTCCAGAAACTGAGACGTGACTTAGAAGAGGCAACCCTTCAGCATGAAGCCACTGCAGGAGCCCTGCGCAAGAAGCACGCCGACAGCGTAGCTGAGCTTGGGGAACAAATTGATAACCTGCAGCGTGTGAAACAGAAGCTGGAGAAGGAAAAGAGTGAGCTGAAGATGGAGATTGATGATCTTGCCAGCAACTTAGAAAATGTCTCTAAATCAAAGGTATAAAAATAAAGTTTGGgatttgtaaatatatatctCCTCCATAAATTTCAGGGAATTAACATTAAAATTAATGTTATAACAAACACATCTTTCTTCTTGAAGGCCAACCTAGAAAAAGTGAACCGCGTGGTTGAGGACCAACTAAGTGAGGTAAAGGCAAAGGATGATGAACACCAGCGTCTCCTTAATGACCTCAGTGCCCAAAAAGCTCGTTTACAGACTGAAAATGGTGAGCATAAAAATAATATTCATGAACTCAGTTATATTTCAGGAAGGATGAATGACTAACATCATAGCCACATGCATATCTTAAATAAGTAGCTAAGAAAAGCTAGATTTCTTGTTAAATATCCCACATAAAGaagaatttgtttttttcccataccTGGACTGGCATGTTTACAAGCATGTGTGGCAGGGGAGTACTACAAATTAGACTTTAAATCCTTTGCAATACATAAAGGTTTGATTAAAAATGACCTTATATTTTGTTAATATTTAGGTGAGCTATCTCGTCAGCTTGAAGAGAAGGAATCTTTGATTTCTCAGCTCTCCAGAGGAAAGCAGGGATTTACTCAGCAAGTTGAAGAACTGAAGAGACAGCTTGAGGAGGAGACAAAGGTAATTTTATTGGTGCACAAAAATACTGTATCTGAATGGctttaaaatttgcaaaacagaaatataatttcTTTCCTCACAATCTGTAGTTATTATCCTTATGAAAACTCTTATTTTCAGGCTAAGAATGCCCTTGCTCATGGTCTGCAATCTGCTCGCCATGATTGTGACTTGCTCCGTGAGCAATTTGAGGAGGAACAGGAAGCCAAGGCTGAACTCCAGCGTTCACTGTCCAAAGCCAATGGTGAAGTTGCCCAGTGGAGGACCAAGTATGAAACTGATGCCATTCAGCGTACTGAAGAGTTGGAAGAAGCCAAGTAGGTTCACAAATATTACTCTGAAGAACAGGACAATATTTAGAAAGAGAACTCTTTTAAATCTTCTCTTTCAATGTAATTTCAGGAAGAAGCTTGCCCAGCGTTTACAGGATGCTGAGGAACAAGTTGAGGCTGTGAACTCCAAATGTGCCTCCTTGGAAAAGACTAAGCAGAGGCTACAGTCTGAAGTGGAGGATTTGATGGTTGATGTGGAAAGAGCAAATAGTGCTGCAGCATCTCTTGATAAGAAGCAGAGGAACTTTGATAAGGTACattatagttatttatttattcatagttaAATATTAAATCATTTTCTTATATATGTAAAACATGTACCCATATTAAAGCCACTTAAAATATGACTTGCAATACTGTAAGTTCCATATTTGCTTTAAATAGGTCCTCTCAGAATGGAAGCAGAAGTACGAGGAAGGACAAGCTGAATTGGAGGCAGCCCTAAAGGAAGCTCGCAGCTTAAGCACAGAAATCTTTAAGATGAAGAACGCTTATGAAGAAGCCCTTGAACAAGTTGAGACCCTGAAACGTGAAAACAAGAACTTACAGCGTATGTTCATTTCAGTGCCACTTATATTTAATTGTTTCATATTTTAGTAAGCCTTTTGTAAAAGCTAAGCATCAGCAACAACTATTATCTATTTTTTCTTCCAGAGGAAATCTCAGATCTGACAGAACAGATTggagaaggttcaaagtcaatcAATGAACTGGAGAAATCCAAGAAGCAGGTGGAGCAGGAGAAGAATGACCTTCAGGctgccctggaggaagcagaggTATGATTCTAAAgtacactaaaaaaaataatattatggaTGTACACAAATTACAGAAATGTACAGTAAGAAATTGTAACAAAGTAATGGATGACTAAAATTTTAGAATCCAAGAATATATGTCTACTTTTTTGACTTATATAAAAGGGGTCACTTGAACATGAAGAGGCCAAGATCCTGCGTATTCAACTTGAGCTGAACCAGGTGAAATCTGAGGTGGACAGAAAGATTGCAGAAAAGGATGAAGAGATTGAACAGCTAAAGAGAAACAGCCAGAGATCCATTGATACAATGCAGAGCACATTAGACTCTGAAATCAGAAGTAGAAATGATGCTCTAAGACTGAAGAAGAAGATGGAAGGAGACTTGAATGAACTAGAGATCCAGCTCAGCCATGCCAACCGCCAAGCTGGTGAGGCACAGAAACAACTCAGAAATGTGCAGGCTCAGTACAAGGTAACCCTAACAACTCTAGTAAATGTTGCAATGCAATTGatattattgtgtttattttctaGAATAATTAAGTATttacacattttcttttatagGACACTCAGCTCCAGTTGGATGATGCACTAAGGGGACATGACGACTTGAAAGAACAAGTTGCTGTGATTGAACGCAGAAATAACTTGCAACAAGCTGAAATTGAAGAGAACAGGTCTGCCCTGGAACAGACAGAGAGATCTCGTAAGATTGCTGAACAGGAACTTCTTGATTCCAGTGAACGTTTACAACTGCTGCACTCACAGGTAATTTATGCACATGGGTCtggataaaataagaaaaaaagtgttTACATCTGGTTCAAACTcaacataaaatgtatttttccatttCAGAACACAAGTCTCATCAACAGCAAGAAAAAGCTTGAAAGTGACATCGGACAGCTCCAGAATGAAGCTGAGGAAGCTGTACAAGAAGCCAGAAATGCTGAAGAGAAGGCCAAAAAGGCCATCACAGATGTATGTACTTTCCTGTCTTAAGTGttactaattaattaattatttgacCATTTACTGTAAAACACTTTGTTTCTTGAAAGGCTGCTCTTATGGCTGAGGAACTGAAGAAGGAGCAGGACACCAGTGCCCACTTGGAGAGGATGAAGAAGAACCTTGAACAGACTGTGAAGGACCTGCAGAATCGTCTGGATGAAGCTGAACAGCTGGCTATGAAGGGAGGCAAGAAGCAGCTCCAGAAACTGGAAAGCAGGGTATGTGCCACAGTCCATACAAAGGCAAATAGAACAAATTTGCCAATTATGAAACAAACTCtgatttatacatttatgtaaCTTGCAGGTACGCGAACTGGAAAATGAACTAGACAATGAACAGAAACGTGGTGTTGAGGCTGTGAAAGGTGTTCGCAAATATGAGAGAAGAGTGAAGGAACTCACTTACCAGGTAACCTTTTCTGTCCTTTAGTTCTATAACAAAGTGAAGAGCAATCTCTTCAGATAAACCAAAGATCATTCCACTGGActgtattgtttatatttataatttggtTCTTCTCTTGTAGACTGAGGAAGACAGGAAGAATGTTCTGAGACTTCAGGACCTGGTGGACAAACTTCAGCTGAAGGTTAAAGCCTACAAAAGACAAGCTGAAGAGTCTGTAAGTATAAATACAATTTAGTGGAAATGATGCTAAAATGCTTTTTGGTTACTGTAAGTTATATTTGTTAAGTGATTAACCTCTTAAAACACTTCTTAATTAAACAGCTTCATGCAATAATAGGATAAGGTCTTAATTAATTATGTTGACTGAATATTTGAACAGGAGGAACAAGCCAATGCCCACCTGAGCCGTTTCAGGAAAGTCCAGCATGAGCTTGAGGAAGCAGAAGAGAGGGCTGATATTGCTGAATCTCAAGTCAATAAGCTGAGGACAAAAAGCCGTGATATTGGAGGCAAGGTATGCAAACACAGCATTAGTAACTAATATTCCTGCAATATCACAATTCATTTAATAATAACTCACTTCTTCTTTGTTTTACAGAAAGAATCTGAGTAAAGGCCAGTCATGGACACAAGAAAGAGGAATAGATAATTCCTCTTGTTCTCAATATCCCTGTCTTTAAATCCCTCTAAATTATTTTCCCTTGAATAAATGTTTTGAAGCTTGAATCTGTGGTTATAGTGTTTTTTTGCTTAGAGCTCAATTTCAGAACAATAAAAAATCAATGTAAAGTACATAACTGCAAACAAAACAGTAGGTAAAAATGCAAACAGAAGGGCACATACATTTTCTTGTTCAAGGTTTCAATGCAGATTAGTGACCATTGTTAGTTTATTGTTGGTTGTTATTCTTTGTTTCCGAAATCATACATAATATCATGATCTTAGTTATGAAACAATAAGGTTGCAAATGTTTTGAGTGGAATAAAATTAACTGAATACAGAATAGAAATTGTAATATTCACAAAACATCTCCCAGTGTTCTTACCTTAATCCCATGGTTTGCAAGTCAGAGTCAAGAGTGAgtcaaaaaagtgaaaaagtttcgccctgtcctaccctcactacCTTTCCTCTGTCTGTTTGAACCAGGTACATGATGTTCTATAATTAGCCTTAGCTGCTGCTTTAGCAGTAACTAATGGGCTTTAGTACTGAATCCCTGGTTCTATTTctcctgtacctgtacttttaaTTATTCAGATTCTAGCCACTGTCTGCTCCTTTTTATGATCTTATACAGTCTTTGTCAGTTGTATTTTTCCATAGCTAGAAATGTTCTTGTCATCGTTTTCTTTTAAATTAAAGCTATATACCCTTGGGGCACTTTTAATGCAGAGCCTATTAGCTCCCCAGATACTTTTAGAAAGGCATCCAGAAGGCAAGATATATATATGGGGTAAACACTTGCTGACTTCTTGGAACTACTGCTGATGCTTACAATCATATATCAGTAATTTTGTTATGAGCTAAAATCACAAGCTAATACCATAAGCCAACCACAACATGGGACTTGAACACAATTCGACTGTCACTGATGTCACTGATGTAGTACATATAGGCATATTTTGTGGCTGTAAATCTGGCTCACAGAATGAAACAATGCAAATGCATTTATTGACAATACGGTATTCAAGCCTTATTCATCATAATTTGGAATAACAGGGGGAAAGTTCTAAAGTATATGTTCTAAAGTTGGATAAACATACTTATATAATGTCTGCCATTAGCCCAGCTTAACACTCTGGGTCAGTATGATCtagtatatactgtaaaaatcAAGCATTTGCTTAATTTAGTGCTACAGATGCAACATAAACACTTCTTTAAGGAAATCTGCCAAGGGCATTCATGATTCTCAGACTAATTTGACTAATTAGTTGCTGACTAATAATCAATAATGTGAGAAAAACACAATGACTTCCATCCCATTGCCTTCATATCTGCAATGGATTAAACATCCTCTAGTATCTGAATGGATTAAGGTTAATTTAAACTGTGTATAAAAGAATGGCACAGATACAAAAGTAAAACACTGGAATGGATTTTTGATGTGGgcataaattaaaatgtattggtacattttcaaaaacacataATCCATATCAGTAGATATGAACACAAATAAGGTGGTGGCACCTTAATGaagatgtttttttaatcaaGCCAGAAAGCCATGTTTCACTAGTCAGAGGCTTTGATATGTAGCTTGTCAGGTGCGGACTCCAGGAAGACTTGCAGACAGCCTATAAAAATGCTACttctgcaatttggagtgatataGAAGCAAACCATAGTATCACTAGTAAGATATCCCTAATTAGTGGTAAGGGAGTTTTACGTTATAATAAAGTAAGCAAAAATTTGTGTCCTTCAAAGAGAAAATAAAGTGCACCATTCCAAAATAAAAGCTATTACACAAGGGATTATCATCAAGTGCTGGCAATGGAATATACCAAGAAACTATAATGGGATAAGTCTTGAGGTGCGGGATTTGTAGGTGAGCCCGCCACGAGGGAGCACCATCATCTCCAAGCATCAAACAGGTAACGTTTTGTATCTTTAAAAGGGTAAAGCCACCACTTAGATCAAGGCTGCAAGACTCATACTACACTACAACTAACAACTAATCTGTTGTGAAACGTATTTCTGCTGTACATTACTTGGAATGACACCTATATTGTAGATGCTAGGCATTAATCTAGGTGGTGAGCTTATTAAACAGTTAATGTGTTTGCTGCCCTATGAATGTTTTTTGTTCTCCATACCTATTGCTATCATCTTATTGTATGTTGGTTGCATATtgctttttttcactaaaaaggAGCTAAAACTGtattaaaacaataaagaatGCAACAAATGAGAAGTTGGCCATCCAAGACTCTACTCATGACCGAGTTTTCCAGTTTATTGACCCATGTCTAGGGCCAGAACAGTTCCCCCCAACAAAAATAATCAATGCTTAGTCTGTTATCAACAGGATGGCTGGTAAATCGtgtccccatatgtaataaaaggcattaagtttgcccagtatctgtaatccatagcaaccaataagatgcttgtttttaaacaggtgaccagtaaatgctacctgctgattggtagctaagTGTTACTGCACCTTAGCAAACTtggtgcctattattacataacccccaatagATGTGTATGGCCCCACCATCACTGAGTGCATGCTAGATTGTCACATGACTGTTATTTGGATGGGTGCGCACATTGTGCAAAGCTCTTTATGTTTGGAGACCTTACCAAATGAATAGATCTACCCTTGCATAGCCAACGTTGATACCTCTCCTTTTCTCTACTTCATATTCAGTCATAAAACAGTAACGTCAACGTTGTTTTTTGGGTGTTTATTTTATTACTAATATTATCCAAATGAAAATGCATAATGATTAATAACTGCTTAAAATTACCACCAGAACTAACAATGCCTATTTAATTTAAACAAGAGGATTAGTACTGTAACATGATTGTAAAACAAATCCCCGGCCAACTTCAGGCTGTCATCAAGGGATCTGCTAGTTGTAATAAGCTATGTGTGTGGCATTACAGATTGGAAAGGTTTCAGCTTTGAAATTCCAGCTCTGCTTGGAT from Xenopus tropicalis strain Nigerian chromosome 8, UCB_Xtro_10.0, whole genome shotgun sequence encodes:
- the myh8 gene encoding myosin-4 — translated: MGDSEMAIFGEAAQFLRKSDKERLEAQSRPFDAKNTVFVDDAKELYVKGMVTARDNGKVTVKTDDGNTVTVKDTQIYPQNPPKFDKIEDMAMMTHLNEASVLYNLKERYAAWMIYTYSGLFCATVNPYKWLPVYNPEVVAGYRGKKRVEAPPHIFSLSDNAYQAMLTDRENQSVLITGESGAGKTVNTKRVIQYFATIAALGDPGKKKEPSNSLKGTLEDQIIQANPLLEAFGNAKTVRNDNSSRFGKFIRIHFGTTGKLSSADIETYLLEKSRVTFQLSAERSYHIFYQMMTNKKPEIVEMCLITTNPYDYPSISQGEIVVKSIDDEEELMATDSAIDILGFNQDEKVGIYKLTGAVMHHGNMKFKQKQREEQAEPDGTEDADKIAYLMGLNSADLLKALCYPRVKVGNEFVTKGQTVPQVNNSVGALCKSVFEKLFLWMVIRINQQLDTKQPRQFFIGVLDIAGFEIFDFNSLEQLCINFTNEKLQQFFNHHMFVLEQEEYKKEGIDWEFIDFGMDLAACIELIEKPMGIFSILEEECMFPKATDTSFKNKLYEQHLGKCKNFEKPKPGKGKAEAHFSLVHYAGTVDYNISGWLDKNKDPLNESVVQLYQKSSVKLLALLFSSHAASEADSGKGGKKKKGSSFQTVSALFRENLNKLMTNLKSTHPHFVRCLIPNETKTPGIMDNHLIIHQLRCNGVLEGIRICRKGFPSRILYGDFKQRYKVLNASAIPDGQFIDSKKACEKLLGSIDVDHTQYKFGHTKVFFKAGLLGTLEEMRDEKLAQLITCTQALCRGFLMRVEFKKMMERREAIYVIQYNLRSFMNVKHWPWMKLYFKIKPLLQSAETEKEMQNMKEEFEKTKEALAKAETKAKDLEGKMVALLHEKNELVLQVQSESETLADSEERCEGLIKSKIQMESKIKELTERLEDEEESNAELTAKKRKLEDECSELKKDIDDLELTLAKVEKEKHATENKVKNLTEEMATLDENISKLSKEKKALQEAHQQTLDDLQAEEDKVSSLTKAKTKLEQQVDDLEGSLEQEKKLRLDLERAKRKLEGDLKLSQETVMDLENEKQQAEEKLKKKDFEISQLQGKIEDEQSLGIQLQKKIKELQARIEELEEEIEAERAARAKIEKQRADLSRELEEISERLEEAGGATSAQIEMNKKREAEFQKLRRDLEEATLQHEATAGALRKKHADSVAELGEQIDNLQRVKQKLEKEKSELKMEIDDLASNLENVSKSKANLEKVNRVVEDQLSEVKAKDDEHQRLLNDLSAQKARLQTENGELSRQLEEKESLISQLSRGKQGFTQQVEELKRQLEEETKAKNALAHGLQSARHDCDLLREQFEEEQEAKAELQRSLSKANGEVAQWRTKYETDAIQRTEELEEAKKKLAQRLQDAEEQVEAVNSKCASLEKTKQRLQSEVEDLMVDVERANSAAASLDKKQRNFDKVLSEWKQKYEEGQAELEAALKEARSLSTEIFKMKNAYEEALEQVETLKRENKNLQQEISDLTEQIGEGSKSINELEKSKKQVEQEKNDLQAALEEAEGSLEHEEAKILRIQLELNQVKSEVDRKIAEKDEEIEQLKRNSQRSIDTMQSTLDSEIRSRNDALRLKKKMEGDLNELEIQLSHANRQAGEAQKQLRNVQAQYKDTQLQLDDALRGHDDLKEQVAVIERRNNLQQAEIEENRSALEQTERSRKIAEQELLDSSERLQLLHSQNTSLINSKKKLESDIGQLQNEAEEAVQEARNAEEKAKKAITDAALMAEELKKEQDTSAHLERMKKNLEQTVKDLQNRLDEAEQLAMKGGKKQLQKLESRVRELENELDNEQKRGVEAVKGVRKYERRVKELTYQTEEDRKNVLRLQDLVDKLQLKVKAYKRQAEESEEQANAHLSRFRKVQHELEEAEERADIAESQVNKLRTKSRDIGGKKESE